In Mus musculus strain 129X1/SvJ chromosome 17 genomic contig, GRCm38.p6 alternate locus group 129X1/SvJ 129X1/SVJ_MMCHR17_CTG2, the following proteins share a genomic window:
- the 2300002M23Rik gene encoding uncharacterized protein C6orf15 homolog precursor (The RefSeq protein has 1 substitution compared to this genomic sequence), which produces MQSHAGGSRAPLGLLLICLCLPGLFARSTGAPEEKASPHSGQPSFTSLLNPGQPQPKPDPVNNELLGVLPRLSESPQDGALPEGGSEVPNGPPFWGPPPMESWPSEDPQQGMAAVAEDQLEQMLPEALPYLSRGGRLPEASSARLRQPSLAASYPQDSEAGLQPGSSSLETEAEAFARSPFWFLIHKLLPGSSGRILRPGTSWGSGGAGTGWGTRPMPYPSGIWGSNGLVSGTSLGGRGPYPVRIWGRNGWYPLRILGGNGRYPPVGTWGGYGQYPPVGTWGGYGQYPPVGPWGGYGQYPPVGTWGANCQYPAGSRRPNCRYPAGSWGTKGQNRLPPGAKRPGSSGITP; this is translated from the exons ATGCAGAGCCACGCAGGTGGGAGCCGGGCTCCCCTGGGCTTGCTCCTGATCTGTCTGTGCCTGCCAG GTCTTTTTGCACGGAGCACTGGGGCACCAGAGGAGAAAGCCTCCCCACATTCGGGACAACCTTCCTTCACCAGCCTCCTTAACCCTGGACAGCCTCAGCCCAAGCCAGACCCTGTGAATAATGAGTTACTAGGAGTTCTTCCCAGGCTCAGCGAATCTCCACAAGATGGTGCTCTACCTGAGGGCGGCTCTGAGGTGCCCAACGGGCCTCCCTTCTGGGGGCCGCCCCCCATGGAGTCCTGGCCCTCAGAGGACCCTCAGCAAGGGATGGCTGCTGTTGCTGAGGACCAGTTAGAGCAAATGCTGCCAGAAGCCCTGCCATACCTTTCCAGAGGCGGTCGTCTGCCTGAGGCTTCCTCTGCACGGCTCAGGCAACCTTCACCAGCGGCTTCCTACCCTCAGGACTCCGAGGCTGGACTGCAGCCTGGTTCCAGTTcactggaaactgaggcagaagccttTGCCCGGAGCCCATTCTGGTTTCTCATCCACAAGCTTCTGCCTGGCTCATCTGGGAGGATCCTAAGGCCTGGAACATCCTGGGGAAGTGGAGGGGCTGGAACTGGGTGGGGAACAAGACCCATGCCATATCCTTCTGGAATATGGGGTAGCAATGGTTTAGTATCAGGTACTAGCTTGGGGGGTAGGGGTCCTTACCCAGTAAGGATCTGGGGGAGAAATGGTTGGTACCCATTAAGGATCTTGGGGGGTAATGGTCGGTACCCCCCAGTAGGGACCTGGGGCGGTTATGGTCAGTACCCCCCAGTAGGGACCTGGGGGGGTTATGGTCAGTACCCCCCAGTAGGACCCTGGGGCGGTTATGGTCAGTACCCCCCAGTAGGGACCTGGGGGGCCAATTGCCAGTATCCAGCAGGCAGCCGGAGGCCCAATTGTCGATATCCAGCAGGTAGCTGGGGAACTAAAGGTCAGAATCGGCTTCCCCCAGGAGCCAAACGTCCTGGCTCTTCTGGGATCACCCCCTAA